The Desulfovibrio inopinatus DSM 10711 genome window below encodes:
- the argS gene encoding arginine--tRNA ligase, with product MRARMHFQEALSGVLSGMGVAWPEKTVIEPPKDKKFGDLACNVAMMSAKALGKKPREVAETIREKLLEADTDNVFSAIEVAGPGFLNVTYSTLFWQRQIQVVLDAADNFGQCNLGQGRKVQVEFVSANPTGPLHIGHGRGAAVGDSLARILRKAGFDVETEYYINDAGRQMSILGLSTFTRLQQLFGKDVQLPEDCYKGDYIIDLAREVKEQHGDALLSMPEEEVVEICQQHAMTSILDGIKLDLETFRVQHDIWFSEKSLVDAGKVEKTLSDMQANGLAFEKDGALWFDTERYGDDKNRVLRKSSGDLTYFASDIAYHDDKYRRGFDLVVDIWGADHHGYVPRMKAAVQALGRKPEDLDVILVQLVNLLRAGKQVAMSTRSGEFETLADVCTEVGVDAARFMFLSRKSDSHLDFDLELAKERSMDNPVYYVQYAHARICSLKAKAAEQGVTPGQADMATLAGLDTEADLDMLRLLDQFPDTVESAAKSLGVHQIGFYLREVASSLHRYYTLNPVLAAGEATLVASRLMLLDAVAQVLRNGLDLMGVSAPDRM from the coding sequence ATGCGCGCACGCATGCATTTTCAAGAAGCCCTGAGCGGCGTTCTTTCGGGTATGGGTGTGGCTTGGCCTGAGAAAACAGTTATTGAGCCACCCAAAGATAAAAAATTCGGCGATCTCGCTTGTAATGTCGCCATGATGTCGGCCAAAGCGCTGGGCAAAAAACCGCGTGAGGTCGCTGAGACCATTCGGGAAAAATTACTTGAAGCCGATACGGACAATGTTTTTTCCGCCATTGAAGTTGCCGGCCCCGGCTTTCTGAACGTGACCTATTCCACATTGTTCTGGCAACGCCAGATTCAAGTGGTTCTTGATGCAGCGGATAACTTTGGACAATGTAATTTGGGACAGGGACGGAAAGTCCAGGTTGAATTTGTTTCAGCCAACCCCACTGGCCCGTTGCACATTGGACACGGTCGCGGAGCTGCCGTCGGTGACAGCCTTGCTCGAATTTTGCGCAAAGCCGGTTTCGACGTTGAAACGGAATACTATATTAATGACGCTGGTCGTCAGATGAGCATTCTCGGGCTTTCCACCTTTACCCGATTACAGCAACTTTTCGGAAAAGATGTGCAACTGCCCGAAGATTGCTACAAAGGTGATTACATCATCGATTTGGCTCGTGAAGTGAAAGAGCAACACGGAGACGCATTGCTCTCCATGCCTGAAGAGGAAGTCGTAGAAATCTGCCAACAGCATGCCATGACAAGTATTCTCGATGGTATCAAGTTGGATTTGGAAACGTTTCGCGTACAGCACGACATCTGGTTTTCTGAAAAAAGCCTTGTTGATGCGGGTAAAGTCGAAAAGACCTTATCCGACATGCAAGCGAATGGCTTGGCCTTTGAAAAAGATGGTGCGCTGTGGTTTGACACAGAACGCTACGGAGACGACAAGAATCGTGTCTTGCGCAAGTCTTCAGGAGATTTGACATACTTTGCTTCCGATATCGCCTATCATGACGATAAATATCGTCGTGGGTTCGATCTTGTTGTCGACATATGGGGAGCAGACCACCACGGTTATGTTCCGCGTATGAAAGCGGCTGTACAAGCTTTGGGAAGAAAACCTGAAGACCTCGACGTCATTTTGGTGCAGCTTGTCAATTTGCTCCGTGCGGGCAAACAGGTGGCCATGTCAACGCGTTCAGGTGAATTCGAAACTTTGGCCGATGTCTGTACGGAAGTCGGTGTCGATGCTGCCCGCTTCATGTTTTTATCCAGAAAAAGCGACAGTCATCTCGATTTTGATCTTGAGTTGGCTAAAGAACGATCCATGGACAATCCCGTCTATTACGTGCAATACGCACATGCGAGAATTTGTTCGCTCAAAGCCAAAGCGGCAGAGCAGGGTGTAACGCCGGGGCAAGCTGATATGGCGACTCTGGCCGGCCTTGATACGGAAGCCGATCTTGACATGTTGCGTCTGCTTGACCAATTTCCCGACACGGTTGAATCAGCGGCGAAAAGTCTCGGTGTTCATCAGATAGGGTTCTATCTGCGAGAAGTGGCAAGTAGCCTGCATCGGTATTATACGCTGAACCCCGTACTCGCGGCGGGAGAAGCCACTCTTGTTGCATCGCGTCTGATGTTACTTGATGCTGTGGCTCAGGTGTTGCGCAATGGGCTTGATCTTATGGGAGTGAGCGCGCCCGATCGTATGTAA
- a CDS encoding deoxyribodipyrimidine photo-lyase: MSVNEKRIRYLNKTSKSGGPILYWMSRDQRIRDNWAFVLAFQLACSRQSPFAVVFTLTPHFLGAGLRQYQFMMDGLCEVETELADLGIGFWLHIGEPAATIVEVVHQCRAGSVVTDFDPLHIKRQWKQELCRETNVEVLEVDAHNIVPAWETSSKLEFAARTIRPKIHRLLPEFLEPFSALEPLPTKFRLDVPKVDWDITRKAVNIETVSRSEEYIIPGGQAGHNALAQCVESKLIGYDTRRNDPLTDGQSGLSPYFHFGQLAPQRAALDVMSAKHIPENDKQAFLEELIVRRELSDNFCLYQSSYDTIDGAPDWAHKTLDAHRNDARSATYTFAEFESAQTHSSLWNAAQSEMVKAGKMHGYMRMYWAKKILEWTPSPEIAIDIALRLNDTYQLDGRDPNGVTGVMWSICGVHDRAFKERPIFGKIRYMNEAGCRRKFDVDGYIARWT; the protein is encoded by the coding sequence ATGTCTGTCAACGAAAAACGAATCAGATACCTCAACAAAACGTCGAAATCTGGCGGTCCGATTCTATATTGGATGAGCCGGGATCAACGGATACGAGATAATTGGGCCTTTGTCCTTGCCTTTCAGCTTGCGTGTTCCCGACAATCTCCCTTTGCTGTTGTATTTACGCTGACTCCCCATTTTCTTGGCGCTGGTTTACGTCAATACCAGTTCATGATGGATGGGCTCTGTGAGGTTGAAACGGAACTGGCCGACCTCGGTATTGGCTTTTGGCTCCACATCGGTGAACCAGCAGCGACGATTGTTGAGGTGGTACATCAGTGCCGTGCCGGGTCGGTGGTGACGGATTTCGATCCACTCCACATTAAACGCCAATGGAAACAGGAATTATGCCGAGAGACCAACGTTGAAGTTCTTGAGGTTGATGCGCATAATATTGTTCCGGCATGGGAAACATCAAGCAAACTTGAATTCGCTGCACGCACAATACGCCCGAAAATACACCGCTTGCTTCCTGAGTTTTTGGAACCCTTTTCCGCGCTGGAGCCTCTTCCGACGAAATTTCGTCTCGACGTGCCCAAAGTAGATTGGGATATCACCCGAAAAGCAGTGAATATTGAGACAGTTTCTCGTTCTGAAGAATATATCATTCCAGGAGGGCAGGCGGGGCACAATGCCCTGGCCCAATGTGTTGAATCCAAGCTGATCGGCTATGATACGCGCCGCAATGATCCGTTGACCGATGGACAGTCCGGTCTGTCTCCATATTTTCACTTCGGTCAACTTGCCCCTCAGCGAGCAGCTTTGGATGTAATGTCAGCCAAGCATATTCCTGAAAACGATAAACAAGCGTTTCTTGAAGAACTCATTGTCCGCCGAGAGCTGTCCGATAATTTTTGTCTCTATCAATCTTCTTACGATACCATTGACGGAGCTCCAGACTGGGCTCACAAAACACTTGATGCACACCGTAATGATGCGCGGTCGGCAACATACACCTTTGCTGAGTTCGAATCGGCGCAGACACACAGCTCGTTATGGAATGCTGCACAGTCCGAAATGGTAAAGGCTGGTAAAATGCATGGATACATGCGTATGTATTGGGCAAAAAAAATTCTTGAGTGGACTCCGTCTCCTGAAATTGCCATTGATATAGCGTTACGCCTCAATGATACATACCAACTTGATGGACGGGATCCAAATGGAGTTACCGGCGTCATGTGGTCAATATGTGGTGTGCATGATCGAGCATTCAAGGAACGGCCAATATTTGGAAAAATCAGATACATGAACGAAGCGGGATGTCGACGCAAATTCGATGTAGATGGTTATATCGCACGATGGACATAG
- a CDS encoding HD domain-containing phosphohydrolase produces the protein MRATILYSFSFFVILVLSRQMSPDISSLNITEWGLPLAIALGGVFLLRRYLQAVYVEIASLSKRGRRQFIMEWALFMTAGILVGAYGSLIFHFDILSSLSVLLAFTVVGFFVSADLALQRERLLGEEAIRDNSVCFDEQRCFSLTRQLVFMTIACAILLAAILYCIFIQDIQWILAEGPLHIEQIRSDIFIEIGFTIALLLVFLVTIVISYSHNLKIFLGYQDTVLHAVGEGNLTARVPVARCDDFGRMAIKTNKMVESLQVRTAELHRTQDITIITLAALAESRDSETSGHILRTQYYVKAIAEHLRCSSRYADFLNEKTIEQLYKSSPLHDIGKVGVSDRILLKPGRLTFEEFEEIKQHTSYGRDAIARTEKYIQGNSLLRFAKEIAYTHHERFDGTGYPQGLKGDEIPLSGRIMALADVFDALISRRVYKPAFPFIEAKKIIVEGRGEQFDPDIVDAFLALQDRFRQIAFEFADSDYDRNLLLDDEMKSSCG, from the coding sequence ATGCGTGCAACTATTCTATATTCCTTTTCTTTTTTTGTTATACTTGTGCTCAGCCGTCAAATGAGTCCGGATATTTCGTCCCTGAACATTACAGAATGGGGACTTCCATTGGCTATTGCACTGGGAGGCGTATTCCTTCTGCGTCGATATCTCCAAGCGGTATATGTTGAGATCGCATCATTATCAAAACGAGGTCGCCGACAATTCATTATGGAATGGGCTCTCTTCATGACAGCAGGTATTCTTGTTGGTGCATATGGATCTTTGATATTCCATTTTGATATATTGAGTTCCCTCTCTGTGCTGCTCGCTTTTACTGTTGTTGGATTTTTCGTCTCAGCGGATCTTGCATTGCAACGAGAACGCCTCTTGGGAGAAGAAGCAATACGTGACAACAGCGTATGTTTTGATGAGCAGAGATGTTTTTCTTTAACACGTCAGCTCGTGTTCATGACCATTGCATGTGCCATATTGCTGGCAGCGATTCTCTATTGTATTTTTATTCAGGATATTCAATGGATTCTCGCCGAAGGCCCTCTCCATATTGAACAGATTCGTTCCGATATATTTATCGAAATAGGATTTACTATCGCTTTGTTGCTCGTTTTTCTCGTCACTATAGTCATATCCTATTCACACAATCTGAAGATATTCCTCGGCTATCAGGATACCGTTCTTCATGCTGTCGGTGAAGGAAATCTCACCGCACGGGTTCCCGTGGCCCGATGTGATGACTTTGGACGCATGGCCATAAAAACCAATAAAATGGTCGAAAGCCTGCAAGTGCGCACTGCCGAATTGCATCGTACACAAGATATTACAATTATTACGCTTGCCGCTTTAGCCGAATCACGCGATTCGGAAACGAGTGGACACATTCTACGTACGCAATACTATGTCAAAGCCATTGCTGAACACTTACGCTGTTCTTCTCGATACGCCGACTTTCTTAACGAGAAGACGATTGAGCAACTGTATAAATCGTCTCCATTACATGATATTGGGAAAGTTGGTGTATCCGATCGTATTCTCCTCAAACCCGGACGCCTGACATTCGAAGAATTTGAAGAAATAAAGCAACATACTAGTTATGGCCGAGATGCCATCGCACGTACGGAGAAGTACATACAGGGGAATTCGCTTTTACGGTTTGCCAAAGAAATTGCGTATACTCACCACGAGCGCTTTGATGGGACAGGTTATCCTCAAGGCTTGAAAGGAGACGAAATTCCATTATCAGGCCGCATTATGGCGTTGGCCGACGTATTCGATGCCTTGATCAGCCGACGTGTTTACAAACCGGCATTTCCGTTTATCGAAGCGAAAAAAATTATCGTAGAAGGCCGAGGAGAGCAGTTTGATCCCGATATCGTTGACGCCTTTCTTGCTCTACAAGATCGATTTCGCCAGATCGCCTTTGAGTTCGCTGATTCCGACTATGATAGGAATTTACTTTTAGATGACGAGATGAAAAGCAGTTGCGGATAG
- a CDS encoding ACP S-malonyltransferase: protein MTAQAHVVLFPGQGSQEKGMGRPLAESWSDAMELWQRAEKISGLALREIYWDGDEKDMVDTRALQPALTVVSLGLWYHLKSKLNPLGVSGHSLGEFAALAAANVLEPDAVLELVSVRGQLMADAESRGGGGMAAVLKLSLEQVEALVDEAASASDAMLKIANFNSPAQFVISGEKKAVDEAVSLAKKYKGRAIPLAVSGAFHSPLMDDAARELEKVMTRYDWRDPAFPVYSCVSATAASDPATLRELMTRQMTSSVRFIETVAAMYDDGARRFIELGPKGVLTKLAAANLKGRNDEFETVNIANAEAAAAFSN, encoded by the coding sequence ATGACAGCGCAAGCGCACGTCGTATTGTTTCCCGGTCAAGGGTCGCAGGAAAAGGGCATGGGACGGCCACTGGCTGAATCCTGGTCCGACGCCATGGAACTTTGGCAACGCGCAGAAAAGATTAGCGGTCTTGCTTTGCGTGAAATCTATTGGGACGGCGACGAAAAGGACATGGTGGACACAAGGGCGTTGCAACCAGCGCTCACCGTCGTCAGCCTGGGCTTATGGTACCACCTCAAATCAAAGCTGAACCCTCTGGGGGTATCCGGTCATAGCCTCGGCGAATTTGCAGCTTTGGCTGCTGCCAACGTCCTGGAACCCGATGCCGTGCTCGAACTCGTTTCGGTCCGTGGACAACTCATGGCCGATGCCGAATCCCGTGGCGGTGGGGGAATGGCTGCGGTGCTTAAATTATCGCTGGAGCAGGTGGAAGCGTTGGTGGATGAAGCTGCCAGCGCATCGGATGCCATGCTGAAAATAGCCAATTTCAATTCTCCGGCCCAATTTGTCATTAGCGGTGAAAAAAAGGCTGTTGACGAAGCGGTTTCCCTGGCAAAGAAATATAAAGGGCGAGCGATTCCGCTTGCCGTTAGTGGGGCGTTCCATAGTCCGCTCATGGACGACGCCGCACGTGAATTAGAAAAAGTAATGACTCGATATGATTGGCGTGATCCGGCATTTCCAGTCTATTCTTGCGTTTCTGCAACTGCCGCAAGCGATCCGGCAACACTTCGTGAGCTTATGACACGCCAAATGACATCGTCTGTTCGTTTTATAGAAACAGTTGCAGCGATGTACGATGATGGAGCCCGACGCTTCATTGAGCTTGGCCCTAAAGGCGTTTTGACCAAACTGGCGGCTGCGAACCTGAAAGGGCGAAATGATGAGTTTGAGACCGTGAATATTGCCAATGCCGAAGCTGCCGCGGCGTTTTCGAATTAA
- a CDS encoding 16S rRNA (guanine(527)-N(7))-methyltransferase RsmG: MQSENTLAADFFAYRQRAYNVRATHVALFPSHAARAVDETQSHTSNTSMKTASPAATEQTVMEKAASLGRILTPDQARGLATYLGLLETWNKKINLVGPKRWPEMLSILVADSWHLADFLDALGAEADIRNTLSLDLGAGAGIPGVPLRLFWPHGEYVLVEPRTKRAVFLELAVSSLKLAQTRVFRGRTEQLFKTILAHDKRAGLCLSRAFMPWPDFLRLSCEFLAPGGVAVVMTNEAVTQECAPDTVRLLRTSQYEAVGNTRYVSAFMPVSVPR; this comes from the coding sequence GTGCAATCAGAAAATACCCTGGCTGCTGATTTTTTTGCCTATCGACAGAGAGCATACAACGTCCGGGCGACTCACGTCGCTCTTTTTCCATCTCATGCTGCCCGAGCAGTTGACGAAACCCAGAGTCACACGTCAAATACCTCCATGAAAACCGCTTCGCCTGCTGCGACAGAACAAACCGTCATGGAAAAGGCAGCCTCATTAGGTCGTATATTGACTCCGGACCAAGCTCGGGGGCTTGCAACCTATCTTGGCCTGCTTGAAACCTGGAATAAAAAAATCAACCTTGTCGGCCCGAAACGATGGCCCGAAATGCTGTCTATCCTCGTTGCCGATAGCTGGCACCTGGCTGACTTTCTTGATGCATTAGGGGCAGAAGCCGACATCAGGAATACGCTGAGCCTTGACCTTGGCGCGGGTGCCGGTATTCCCGGAGTGCCATTGCGTCTTTTCTGGCCTCATGGCGAGTATGTTCTTGTTGAACCCCGCACAAAACGTGCTGTATTTCTCGAACTGGCCGTATCGAGTCTTAAGCTTGCTCAAACCCGAGTATTTCGTGGTCGGACCGAACAACTGTTTAAAACCATCTTGGCACACGACAAACGTGCCGGGTTGTGTTTAAGCCGTGCATTTATGCCATGGCCAGATTTTTTGCGTTTAAGTTGCGAATTTCTTGCCCCTGGTGGTGTTGCCGTGGTTATGACCAATGAGGCGGTCACTCAGGAGTGTGCTCCTGACACGGTGCGCCTGCTGCGAACCTCTCAGTATGAGGCTGTAGGCAATACACGCTATGTATCGGCATTCATGCCGGTCAGTGTACCGAGATAA
- the tgt gene encoding tRNA guanosine(34) transglycosylase Tgt — translation MSEIGTFTIHTTDGKARRASLTTARGVLETPVFMPVGTAATVKSLAPWELHDAGAQIILGNTYHLYLRPGDERIARLGGLHKFMDWDKPILTDSGGFQVFSLSALRKIESEGVAFQSHIDGSHHFFSPEKVIAIQNNLGSDIMMVLDECVPYGADYDYTAKSLTLTTDWAKRSRLAYPKGSGKQLMFGIVQGGFYPELRRQSAEELKEIDFDGFALGGLSVGESTEEMYAMLAASAPFLPESMPRYLMGVGKPEDILEGVANGIDMFDCVLPTRNARNGTLYTWHGKVNIKRAEFADDESPLDPECSCPCCRRFSRAYLRHLYIARELLSYRLNTIHNVHFFLELMTRTRQAIEEGRFDAFKTEMVSRLSAPYQR, via the coding sequence GTGTCCGAAATTGGAACCTTTACCATCCACACGACCGATGGCAAGGCGCGACGCGCATCACTGACGACAGCTCGCGGAGTATTGGAAACCCCGGTCTTCATGCCTGTCGGTACGGCAGCCACAGTGAAAAGTCTTGCTCCATGGGAACTCCATGATGCCGGCGCACAGATCATTCTTGGTAATACATATCATCTCTACCTCCGCCCGGGAGACGAGCGAATAGCCCGACTCGGAGGATTGCATAAATTTATGGACTGGGACAAGCCGATTTTGACGGATAGTGGAGGATTCCAAGTCTTCAGCCTCTCGGCATTGCGTAAGATTGAATCCGAGGGAGTCGCGTTCCAATCTCATATTGATGGATCACATCATTTTTTCTCGCCGGAAAAAGTCATTGCCATCCAAAACAACCTTGGTTCCGACATTATGATGGTGCTCGATGAGTGCGTCCCGTATGGCGCCGATTATGATTACACCGCCAAGTCTCTCACTCTAACGACGGATTGGGCCAAACGGAGCCGATTGGCGTATCCGAAAGGTAGTGGGAAGCAACTTATGTTCGGTATCGTCCAGGGAGGATTTTATCCTGAGCTACGCCGACAAAGCGCAGAAGAGCTCAAGGAAATAGACTTTGATGGATTTGCCTTGGGAGGGCTGAGCGTCGGGGAATCCACAGAAGAAATGTACGCAATGCTTGCCGCCAGTGCACCTTTTCTCCCTGAATCCATGCCAAGATATCTTATGGGTGTCGGAAAACCTGAAGACATCCTTGAAGGAGTGGCCAACGGTATCGACATGTTCGACTGTGTATTACCAACACGAAATGCTCGTAATGGTACGCTGTATACGTGGCATGGGAAGGTCAATATTAAACGAGCCGAATTTGCTGATGATGAGAGTCCACTTGATCCCGAATGTTCATGTCCGTGCTGTCGTCGATTTTCACGTGCCTATTTACGACATCTGTATATTGCGAGAGAGTTGCTCTCATATCGCTTAAATACCATACATAACGTGCATTTCTTCCTTGAGTTAATGACACGAACACGTCAGGCGATTGAGGAAGGGCGTTTTGATGCATTCAAAACAGAGATGGTAAGCCGCTTATCTGCTCCATATCAACGATAA
- the nth gene encoding endonuclease III has product MSLKKRAGAVVERLSKLYPDPVSALDFTTPWQLLVATVLAAQCTDARVNTVTPVLFERWPDPEALADARTPDLEEVIHSTGFFRQKAKNLIASANRITHELGGELPRDMAGLTSLPGVARKTANIVLSNAFGIHEGIAVDTHVKRLSNRLGLTVSDNPIVIEKDLIPLVAQEHWGDFNHYLVLHGRNVCKARSPQCPDCVLDNICPKVGVSRQA; this is encoded by the coding sequence ATATCGCTAAAAAAACGCGCCGGTGCAGTCGTGGAAAGGCTTTCCAAGCTGTACCCCGACCCTGTATCGGCGCTTGACTTTACAACCCCATGGCAACTGCTGGTGGCAACTGTTCTGGCTGCCCAGTGCACCGATGCACGTGTCAACACTGTAACCCCGGTGTTGTTTGAGCGCTGGCCTGACCCTGAAGCGTTGGCTGATGCCAGAACTCCCGATCTGGAAGAAGTAATTCACTCAACCGGCTTCTTCCGACAAAAAGCGAAGAACCTCATTGCCTCGGCCAATCGTATTACCCATGAACTGGGTGGAGAACTCCCGCGTGACATGGCTGGCCTGACATCTCTTCCTGGTGTGGCGCGAAAAACCGCTAATATTGTATTGTCCAATGCGTTTGGTATTCACGAAGGCATTGCCGTTGATACGCATGTGAAACGCCTGTCGAATCGACTCGGTCTGACGGTTTCAGACAATCCTATCGTTATTGAAAAAGATCTTATCCCCCTGGTCGCCCAAGAACACTGGGGAGATTTCAATCATTATCTTGTCCTTCATGGCCGAAACGTCTGCAAGGCGCGTTCGCCACAATGTCCAGATTGCGTTCTGGATAATATCTGCCCCAAGGTCGGTGTTTCCCGACAAGCCTAA
- a CDS encoding SPOR domain-containing protein — protein sequence MKIFSRLNMSQPDNGPRKFSIELTMSGLVSIAVVVVLGVAWVFILGVLVGRGYKPEKAVPELAQILPTTESSESLGSASSPEVLKPEELGFMESLRDKGDVDGPAVSQAPAVALTPEPAKPLVVKPKPTPTPAPRVEEPRKPAVVETPVQDERYSITYQVASFYEKNRANTFLSQISKKGVTGRIENAQVKGKPVFRIIVTLSGSMSDIEAKLDAIGVKKPMQRKKTKL from the coding sequence ATGAAGATCTTCAGTCGACTCAATATGTCGCAACCGGACAATGGTCCGAGAAAATTCTCCATTGAACTCACCATGTCCGGCCTGGTGTCCATTGCCGTGGTGGTTGTTCTCGGGGTGGCCTGGGTCTTTATTTTGGGAGTTCTGGTCGGTCGTGGATATAAACCCGAGAAAGCCGTTCCTGAACTTGCCCAAATACTTCCAACGACGGAAAGTTCGGAAAGTTTAGGCTCGGCATCAAGTCCGGAAGTGCTCAAACCGGAAGAACTTGGATTTATGGAGAGTCTGCGTGATAAAGGTGACGTAGACGGCCCGGCCGTCAGCCAAGCTCCGGCCGTTGCACTGACCCCGGAACCCGCAAAACCCCTGGTCGTAAAGCCGAAACCAACGCCGACGCCTGCCCCCCGAGTGGAAGAGCCGCGAAAGCCTGCCGTTGTTGAAACACCAGTTCAAGACGAACGATATTCGATTACGTATCAAGTGGCATCATTCTACGAGAAAAATCGGGCAAACACGTTCTTGTCGCAAATCTCCAAAAAAGGCGTGACGGGAAGAATTGAAAATGCTCAGGTTAAAGGCAAACCTGTGTTCCGCATTATTGTTACTTTATCTGGAAGCATGTCCGATATCGAAGCCAAATTGGATGCTATAGGCGTTAAAAAGCCAATGCAAAGGAAGAAAACGAAGTTGTAG
- a CDS encoding ArsB/NhaD family transporter: MFTLATLIFVISYALIVSEKVHKTKVALLGAGLVLISKILTQDQALRDVEMGVDWNVIFLLISMMVIVNIMTKTGVFEFLAVKAAKLSRGRPVAIMVIFAVVTAIGSAFLDNVTTVLLLAPVTLLIAEQLEVDPVPFLITEALASNIGGTATLIGDPPNIMIASKAGFEFVDFILHLAPIIIIIMIIWLALWALIFRNVLTVDEEKRQRILSLDESELIRDKKLLVKSLIVLGLTILGFICHGALHYEAATVALAGAGLLLFISGQDPEEVLSSIEWPTLFFFMGLFIIIGATVKVGLIEMMSDKMITLTNPSKDNMMTLSLVMVWFSSIASAIVDNIPFVATINPLLIDMAGKVFGVTNLAPGSEILRSAAMEPVWWSLALGACLGGNGSAIGASANVIVVGLSEKAGHKITFIRFFKYGAPVMLLTIILATIYIYLRYYVLQW; the protein is encoded by the coding sequence GTGTTCACACTTGCTACGCTGATTTTTGTCATCTCCTATGCGCTCATTGTCAGCGAAAAGGTCCACAAGACCAAAGTTGCCCTGCTTGGGGCCGGCCTTGTTCTCATCTCCAAAATTCTCACCCAGGATCAAGCCCTCCGCGATGTTGAAATGGGCGTGGACTGGAACGTCATTTTCCTTTTGATTTCCATGATGGTCATTGTCAATATTATGACCAAAACTGGTGTGTTCGAATTTCTTGCCGTTAAAGCCGCGAAATTGAGTCGGGGGCGACCTGTTGCTATCATGGTTATTTTTGCTGTGGTCACTGCGATTGGCTCGGCGTTTCTCGACAATGTGACGACAGTGCTTTTATTGGCTCCCGTCACGCTCCTTATCGCCGAACAACTTGAAGTTGATCCCGTCCCGTTTCTCATTACCGAGGCTTTGGCGTCCAATATCGGCGGCACAGCCACGTTGATCGGTGATCCACCCAATATTATGATTGCGTCCAAGGCGGGGTTTGAGTTTGTCGATTTTATTCTTCATCTCGCCCCGATTATTATCATTATTATGATCATCTGGCTTGCTCTATGGGCGTTAATTTTTCGCAACGTGCTCACAGTGGATGAAGAAAAACGCCAACGCATCCTTTCTCTTGATGAATCCGAACTCATTCGTGATAAAAAACTTCTTGTCAAAAGTCTTATCGTTCTCGGACTTACAATTCTTGGTTTTATCTGTCACGGCGCACTCCATTATGAAGCCGCGACTGTCGCACTGGCCGGAGCCGGACTTTTGCTCTTTATTTCCGGCCAAGATCCGGAAGAAGTACTTTCATCCATTGAATGGCCGACACTTTTTTTCTTCATGGGGCTATTCATCATTATTGGTGCAACGGTCAAGGTCGGTCTCATCGAGATGATGTCGGACAAGATGATTACCCTGACGAACCCATCCAAAGATAATATGATGACACTGTCCTTGGTTATGGTGTGGTTCTCATCCATTGCTTCGGCTATTGTCGACAACATTCCGTTTGTTGCGACAATCAACCCTCTTTTAATTGATATGGCAGGGAAAGTTTTTGGCGTAACGAATCTTGCGCCTGGTTCGGAGATATTACGGAGTGCAGCCATGGAACCCGTTTGGTGGTCGCTTGCACTTGGAGCATGTTTGGGCGGTAATGGATCGGCTATTGGTGCGTCAGCCAACGTCATTGTGGTGGGATTAAGTGAAAAAGCCGGTCATAAAATTACATTTATACGTTTCTTTAAATACGGTGCTCCCGTGATGCTCCTGACGATTATCCTTGCTACGATATATATCTATCTGCGCTACTACGTTCTGCAGTGGTAA
- a CDS encoding pyruvoyl-dependent arginine decarboxylase: protein MIESFVPSKAFFTKGVGVHKNKLQSFELALRDASIEKLNLVYVSSIFPPNCELLPVEKGVTYLKPGQIAFCVMARNATNEKNRLVGSAVGMAFPASKDNYGYISEHTAFGAEEKEIGDFAEDLASTMLATTLGVDFDPETAYDERRQIYLMSGKIIDSLSKPCVATGVADQWTTTISAVVFIL from the coding sequence ATGATTGAATCCTTCGTTCCCTCGAAGGCCTTTTTTACGAAAGGCGTTGGTGTACACAAGAACAAGTTGCAGTCATTTGAACTGGCGCTTCGTGATGCCAGCATCGAGAAACTCAATCTCGTTTATGTGTCGAGTATCTTTCCCCCAAATTGCGAGCTTCTTCCTGTCGAAAAGGGTGTTACGTACCTCAAGCCCGGGCAGATCGCTTTTTGCGTCATGGCTCGCAATGCCACCAACGAAAAAAATCGTCTGGTTGGCTCGGCTGTGGGGATGGCCTTTCCGGCAAGCAAAGACAACTATGGCTATATCTCCGAACACACCGCATTCGGTGCAGAAGAAAAAGAAATCGGTGATTTTGCCGAAGACTTGGCCTCCACGATGTTGGCAACAACGTTAGGCGTCGATTTCGATCCGGAAACGGCCTATGACGAACGCCGCCAGATTTATCTCATGAGCGGAAAAATTATTGACTCCTTGTCCAAACCATGTGTGGCGACAGGAGTTGCAGATCAATGGACCACCACGATTTCGGCGGTGGTGTTCATCTTGTAG